In one window of Prionailurus bengalensis isolate Pbe53 chromosome B3, Fcat_Pben_1.1_paternal_pri, whole genome shotgun sequence DNA:
- the ITPKA gene encoding inositol-trisphosphate 3-kinase A, producing the protein MTLPGGPTSMARPGGAGPCSPGLERAPRRSVGELRLLFEARCAAVAAAAAAGEPRARGAKRRGGQVPNGLPRAPPAPVIPQLTVTAEEPDVPPTSPGPPEPEGGWLPAVGSSHLQQPRRLSTSSLSSTGSSSLPEDSEDDLLSDSESRSRGNVQLEASEDVGQKSHWQKIRTMVNLPVMSPFKRRYAWVQLAGHTGSFKAAGTSGLILKRSSEPERYCLARLMADALRGCVPAFHGVVERDGESYLQLQDLLDGFDGPCVLDCKMGVRTYLEEELTKARERPKLRKDMYKKMLAVDPAAPTEEEHAQRAVTKPRYMQWREGISSSTTLGFRIEGIKKADGSCSTDFKTTRSREQVIRVFEEFVQGDAEVLRRYLNRLQQIRDTLEVSEFFRRHEVIGSSLLFVHDHCHRAGVWLIDFGKTTPLPDGQTLDHRRPWEEGNREDGYLLGLDNLISILASLAER; encoded by the exons ATGACCCTGCCCGGGGGCCCGACGAGCATGGCGCGGCCGGGGGGCGCGGGGCCCTGCAGCCCGGGGTTGGAGCGGGCTCCGCGCCGGAGTGTTGGGGAGCTGCGCCTGCTCTTCGAGGCGCGCTGCGCGGCGgtcgctgccgccgccgccgcagggGAGCCCCGGGCCCGCGGGGCCAAAAGGCGTGGGGGACAGGTCCCGAACGGGCTTCCGCGGGCTCCCCCTGCCCCGGTGATCCCGCAGCTGACTGTGACAGCTGAGGAGCCGGACGTACCCCCGACCAGCCCGGGGCCACCGGAGCCGGAGGGTGGCTGGCTCCCGGCCGTGGGCTCCTCACACCTGCAGCAGCCGCGCCGCCTCTCCACCTCGTCGCTCTCCTCTACTGGCTCCTCGTCGCTGCCCGAGGACTCAGAAGACGATCTGCTGAGCGACAGCGAAAGCCGGAGCCGCGGCAACGTGCAGCTGGAAGCCAGCGAGGACGTGGGTCAG AAAAGCCACTGGCAGAAGATTCGGACCATGGTGAATCTGCCCGTCATGAGCCCTTTCAAGAGGCGCTATGCCTGGGTGCAGCTGGCTGGGCACACGG GGAGTTTCAAGGCGGCTGGCACCAGCGGGCTGATCCTGAAGCGCAGCTCAGAGCCGGAGCGCTACTGCCTGGCGCGGCTCATGGCGGACGCGCTGCGCGGCTGCGTGCCCGCCTTCCACGGCGTGGTGGAGCGCGACGGCGAGAGCTACTTGCAGTTACAGGACCTGCTCGACGGCTTCGATGGGCCCTGCGTACTTGACTGCAAGATGGGCGTCAG GACTTACCTGGAAGAGGAGCTGACCAAAGCCCGCGAGCGGCCTAAGCTGCGGAAGGACATGTACAAGAAGATGCTGGCGGTAGACCCGGCGGCTCCTACCGAGGAGGAGCACGCGCAGCGCGCGGTCACCAAGCCACGCTACATGCAGTGGCGAGAAGGCATCAGTTCCAGCACCACACTGGGCTTCCGCATCGAAGGCATCAAG AAAGCTGATGGCTCCTGCAGCACCGACTTCAAGACGACGCGAAGCCGGGAGCAGGTGATTCGTGTCTTCGAGGAGTTTGTGCAAGGGGATGCGGAAGTGCTG AGGAGGTATCTGAACCGCCTGCAGCAGATCCGGGACACCCTGGAGGTCTCTGAGTTCTTTAGGAGGCACGAG GTGATCGGCAGTTCGCTGCTCTTCGTGCACGATCACTGCCATCGCGCCGGTGTGTGGCTCATTGACTTCGGCAAGACCACGCCCCTCCCCGACGGCCAGACCCTGGACCACCGGCGGCCCTGGGAGGAGGGCAACCGCGAGGACGGCTATTTGCTGGGGCTGGACAATCTCATTAGCATCCTGGCCAGCCTGGCTGAGAGATGA